The Chitinivibrio alkaliphilus ACht1 genome includes the window ATCAGAAAGATGCATTCCCTCGTAGTATGAATATTTTCCAGGACGTTGTACCGGCCCCGATATTTCTATCGTATTATCATATTCACGTAAATACCCAACATGAATACTGTCACTTTTATGAAGTTGTACCGTATCAATCATATCCAAGGGTACAGTAAATACTCGCCGTCCTTCTCCCGGAATAGTACGGTATATGGTACAACTCCCTCGATACGCTTCGGGTAAAAAACCACCCGCATACTGAATAAGGTCTGCGAGATTTTCTTCATCGTAAAGTTCATATATCGCAGGACGATGAACAGCTCCACTCAAGGCAATAGTATTTTGCACAGGAGCAACTTCAATAATATCATAGTCGGCAAGACTTGCCAGGGGCTTTTCCTGAATTGCTGCGGTATCCAAAAAATAGCTATAAAGGTCTACCGTATCAACAATTTCTCCATCTCTACGAATATATATTGCCCGTAAAGATCCCTTATCCCGTACTCCTCCCGCATAGGATAAGGCACCCCAAATACCAGAAAGAGAGGGAATATTATATACTCCCGGATTTTGCACATCCCCAATGATAAACACCTGTTTTTTTCTCAAAGATCCCATGGATACATCAAAATGCGTACGTGCATTCGGTCTCCCATAATTTACCCCTGAATATACCCGTGAAAACTGACGTGTTAATTTTTCTTCAAGTTGGCGTAAACTCAAGCCTGCAACGGTAATACTCCCAATACCACGAGGAGAAATAGTACCCCCACGAGAAACCTCATAGGTCTCTTTAAATGTTACTTCCCCCCACATAGAAATAACCACTTCATCCCCCACACCAAGACGATAATCAGGATTTACAGGACCAAAAGAAAGCTCTTCCTCGCGCAGTGAAAAGGAGTAATTTCGAATAAAATCTATGCCAAAACGCCGGAGAGGACGTGTTTCATCGTCAGAAGGAGCAAGAGATACAACAAACTCCCGAATATCCTCAAGTTCATTATAAAAATCGATAGTATCTTTTTCTTCTTTCTCGCGTTCACTATCTTTTTTTGTTACCGTATCGGTAAAGTCCCGAAACTCTCTCTCCCTATCTTTGATTTCTTCACCCTCTTTTCGGCGACGTTCAAAAAGCTCACCTTCACGACGAGCTGTGTCAAACTTTTGTTGTGTATGTTCCTGAAAAAGGCTATCCATATCTTGAGAAGCAGAAACCGTTGATAGAAAAAAGAAGACTATAAGAATACCGAAGGCCATACACCCTCCTACAGGGATATAAGAAACGTGATTACTATTATTACGGGAATAAGCATTTTTAAAAGAAATACCATCCCGGAGTGATACTCTATATCATGTTGCATACTATTATACTCAGCAGCTCGTTTTACTTTTCGATACAGTTTATCCGAATAAATTGGCATGGTAAGGAGATCATCAACCCCTTCAGTTAGATAGGATAATACCTGGTCAGATCGCTCATTTCTATTAATAAGCAGGAAAACCGGTTTTTTTCGAGCTTCCTTAAAAACAGAAATAAACGTTTGCGGAACATCGGGGAGTAAATCAACATCAGCAATTAAAATAGAGTGCTTATAATTTACAAAAAGCTCTTTTGCCTCTTCTTCTGTATCTGCAAGATCAACAAGATACTCATGGGCTGAGAGAAGCATGAGGATATCATTGGTTACGTTTTTATTTTGGGAAAGGAGGAGAACCCTATGTCTATTTTTAACTTTTTTAACCATTTTCGTCACAACTTTCTATAGAAAGGGTACCTTCTATTATTCGTGAGCAATCAGCATCATACATTTTTTTCCCGATAATTTCCATATCATGAATTAAGTAGGGTATATCAACAGGTTTTTTAATAATGTACACTGTTGAGTAAAGAGATACAAGAGAATTCAATTCATCCCCCGAATCAATAATAAAAACCGGCTTATCATATTTCTTTGCGATATATGAAACACTCTTCTGTATGCTTTCCTTATTCATTGATTCATCGCGATAAATAATAAAAAAATCAAAATATTTTCGTTTAATATCTTTCACGGAAGTGTAATTTGCAACCCAATACCTATTCTCGGTGTAAAAACGGAGGGAATTTTCAAAATACGTGTTCGTACTTATTACGGCAATATTCTTCCGTACGGACGAGCTATCTCCGGGATCAAAAGAAAAAAGACTTTTTCCATATTCAAGACGTTTTAAAACCATAAAAAAGATGTACAGAAAGTATCCCATAAATAAAATTTTTATTCCCACAGATGGGCTAAATACAAGAATAAAGGATATTGAAGAAAGACAAAAACCAAAAAAACAAGGAAACGAAGAGCTTGTTCATGGGTCAAACCACGGAAAATAAGACGATGATGCATATGGAGATTATCAGGACTAACTACTTTTTTAAAACTATGTTTTAACCCCCTATTTTCATTTAATCCATACCAAAAACGCCGTATCATAGATACAAACACCTCAAGAACGGGGAGCCCCACTACAAGAAAGGCTGCAAAGGTTTCAACCCCTTTCCCGTTATGATACATATTGGCTACCTGAATGGAGTAGAGTGCTGCAATAAATCCAAAAAAGAGTGATCCTGAATCTCCTGCAAAAATGCGGGCTGGTGGATAATTATGAAATAAAAACCCCATAATAACAGCACATACGGGAATTGTTACCCAGAGGATTGTCGGGTCTCCTGCAAAAAAAAGTATTGTGGAAGCAATACATATTGATAAGAGAGAAAGGCTTGCCGAAAGCCCATCTATTCCATCAATAATATTAAAGGAATTAGTTACACCAATTATCCATAACACACTTATCACTGGACCAAGATACCCTAACTCCAAAGACGAACCGAGAAAATAAAGGGTATCTATATACATGTCATACCCGTATACTGAAACAAGGGCAACAAGGAGTTGTACAGAAAATTTTGCTCCAACTCCAACATTTATAAAGGTTGAATCATCTAAAAAACCAATAAAGAATATAATAGCGCTCCCTGCCACAAGAGGAGCAAATATAGCACTTTCACGCATATATAAAAGTACATTCCCATCGGTAATTCGAGAAAAAAATGCAACCACGCCCAAGGATATGAAAAAGGATATAATAAAAGCAAATCCACCAATTCGGGGAATGAGAAGCTGATGAATTTTTCGTTTATCCGGTATATCTACAAAAAAATGTTTTAGATTTGAGCGATACATGAGATATACTAATGAGGCACTTGCTGAAAAGAAAAGAAGGAAAAGAAGCAAGGCTGTTTTTATTTCATACATGTAATTCTCTCATACTGTTAAATTATCTGAAAATAATATTTTCTACCATCCCCTCCCCAATATTTTCCTCGATCCTCCCTAATATATTTTTTTCATAAAAAACAGTTCCATTTTCCACGTAGAATTTGTAACTTCAACGGTGAGAATGTTCCCTTTTAAAAAAACAGGAGTACTGACGTGGGATATATTTGATCCAACAATAGAACTCCACTCTCTCTGCAAATAGGCAAGATCATAGACATTCCTGTTCTTATTATTTTTTCTCATAGAAGTAAGGACATCGTCTAAGATATCACCAATTTTATATAGGGGAGGCCGTGGTTTAGGAGTATAATTCATACCACGCGTCCTTCTTCGACAGAGAAAACCGGGAGATCGTAATACTCTTTTTCCGCAGTCGTATGAATAGCCATAAAAAGCTGCCCTTTATTTTGAAGATACGAGAAACACTGCTTTTTTCGATATGCATCAAGATCAGAAAACGCATCATCAACAGCAATAATAGGAGAAGCTTCAGAGGTTTTTAAAAAAGATAGAGTGGCAAGCTTTAGAGAAAGTGCAACAGAACGAGCCTGTCCCTGTGAGGCATACTCCACTATCTTTTTACCATCACCATACAGGATAAGATCATCACGATGTATTCCTTGCAGCGTAAATCCGATACGATGCTCTTTTTTCCTATTTTGCACTAAACAGTTATAGATATCTTCGGAAGAGTCAACATCACGGAAAGATGATTTATACCGCATGGATACACAAATATCCTTGGTACTTATATCTTCATAAATATCTTGAAAAAACACCGCTATGGAAGATATAAATTTTTCTCGCTCCTGTATAACTTCATAGCTAGCGGTACTTATTTTTCTATCATAAATATCAAGGAATACCGAATCTGTAGACATACCTAAAAGAGCATTTCTTTCTGAAAGCATTTTTTTTAAGGAAATTAGGTTTGAAAAATACGAACGATTATATTGGCTAATAATCTGATCGATAAAACGACGTCGTTCTTGTGGTGCCCCTTGAACAAGTAATATATCCTCAGGACCAAAGTAAATAAACCGTTTTTTTTTGTCCCTATACAAAGCCCCAAGGGATGTATACATTTTTCCATCCATGGAAATATAAACAGAGCCATCACTATTAAACCCAACTGACTGCTCACTTGAGTTTGAAAAAAAACCATGTACATAGGCTTCACTTTTACCCTCTGTTATGAGACTTCGCACCTTATGCGTTCGAGGAGATTTACCCAAGAGAAGAAAAGAGAATGCCTCAAGGAGATTTGTTTTCCCCGCCCCGTTTTTACCGGAAAAAAGAGCTCCCTCCTGGGGAAGCTCCAAATCAAGGTAGGGATAATTTCTAAAATTAATCAACCGTATCTGACGAAAAACCATCTATTCAAATATTTTCAAAGGCATAATTAAGAAAATATCCTCACTCGTATCCCCCTCTTCAGTATCAGAAGAATTATGAGGAAGAAGAGTTACTGCCTTCAAATGATTATTCATATTCACAATAATTTCACGTGATTCCATAACAGAAAGAATATCTTGAAGATATCTACTATTAAAGCCTATATTTAA containing:
- the recF gene encoding DNA replication/repair protein RecF (All proteins in this family for which functions are known are DNA-binding proteins that assist the filamentation of RecA onto DNA for the initiation of recombination or recombinational repair.), which gives rise to MVFRQIRLINFRNYPYLDLELPQEGALFSGKNGAGKTNLLEAFSFLLLGKSPRTHKVRSLITEGKSEAYVHGFFSNSSEQSVGFNSDGSVYISMDGKMYTSLGALYRDKKKRFIYFGPEDILLVQGAPQERRRFIDQIISQYNRSYFSNLISLKKMLSERNALLGMSTDSVFLDIYDRKISTASYEVIQEREKFISSIAVFFQDIYEDISTKDICVSMRYKSSFRDVDSSEDIYNCLVQNRKKEHRIGFTLQGIHRDDLILYGDGKKIVEYASQGQARSVALSLKLATLSFLKTSEASPIIAVDDAFSDLDAYRKKQCFSYLQNKGQLFMAIHTTAEKEYYDLPVFSVEEGRVV
- a CDS encoding response regulator transcription factor produces the protein MVKKVKNRHRVLLLSQNKNVTNDILMLLSAHEYLVDLADTEEEAKELFVNYKHSILIADVDLLPDVPQTFISVFKEARKKPVFLLINRNERSDQVLSYLTEGVDDLLTMPIYSDKLYRKVKRAAEYNSMQHDIEYHSGMVFLLKMLIPVIIVITFLISL
- a CDS encoding glycosyltransferase family 4 protein, encoding MYEIKTALLLFLLFFSASASLVYLMYRSNLKHFFVDIPDKRKIHQLLIPRIGGFAFIISFFISLGVVAFFSRITDGNVLLYMRESAIFAPLVAGSAIIFFIGFLDDSTFINVGVGAKFSVQLLVALVSVYGYDMYIDTLYFLGSSLELGYLGPVISVLWIIGVTNSFNIIDGIDGLSASLSLLSICIASTILFFAGDPTILWVTIPVCAVIMGFLFHNYPPARIFAGDSGSLFFGFIAALYSIQVANMYHNGKGVETFAAFLVVGLPVLEVFVSMIRRFWYGLNENRGLKHSFKKVVSPDNLHMHHRLIFRGLTHEQALRFLVFLVFVFLQYPLFLYLAHLWE
- a CDS encoding SLBB domain-containing protein; this encodes MAFGILIVFFFLSTVSASQDMDSLFQEHTQQKFDTARREGELFERRRKEGEEIKDREREFRDFTDTVTKKDSEREKEEKDTIDFYNELEDIREFVVSLAPSDDETRPLRRFGIDFIRNYSFSLREEELSFGPVNPDYRLGVGDEVVISMWGEVTFKETYEVSRGGTISPRGIGSITVAGLSLRQLEEKLTRQFSRVYSGVNYGRPNARTHFDVSMGSLRKKQVFIIGDVQNPGVYNIPSLSGIWGALSYAGGVRDKGSLRAIYIRRDGEIVDTVDLYSYFLDTAAIQEKPLASLADYDIIEVAPVQNTIALSGAVHRPAIYELYDEENLADLIQYAGGFLPEAYRGSCTIYRTIPGEGRRVFTVPLDMIDTVQLHKSDSIHVGYLREYDNTIEISGPVQRPGKYSYYEGMHLSDLIDLAGGVEEYLFDHRIEILRTNKDFSKEVLATNIGELLSGNEAYDVELQEWDVVRFYSRWDVEYRDYIVVKGEVQRPGRYFLRDNMTVQDVILLAGGFSQKAYKDTIEVSRISERNHRGGNKSTPKKIPVDDDFFKNDGLVLEHLDYIFVRENSYLRDQEVITLSGEFIYPGKYAKLSQDETLLSLIDRSGGVRNSAYLEGARFIRRKDSIGVVSIDINSLLSDKNEREDIVLEDGDSLYIPTRPRTVQVEGAVFYPSAVKYEPGRSVRHYIDGAGGMTPQGDRRSIYIIRANGEVRRVRRRSGYVNPGSRIVVSKKDDTEGLSGVDIMRLTQSLLGIMTSAVSLALLVDKLD
- a CDS encoding DUF721 domain-containing protein — protein: MNYTPKPRPPLYKIGDILDDVLTSMRKNNKNRNVYDLAYLQREWSSIVGSNISHVSTPVFLKGNILTVEVTNSTWKMELFFMKKIY